A region of Peromyscus maniculatus bairdii isolate BWxNUB_F1_BW_parent chromosome 7, HU_Pman_BW_mat_3.1, whole genome shotgun sequence DNA encodes the following proteins:
- the Cdc25a gene encoding M-phase inducer phosphatase 1 isoform X6 gives MEVKNSSSLQRMGSSESTDSGFCLDSPGPLDSKENLEISLRRINSLPKLLGCSPALKRSHSDSLDHDIFQLIDQDENKENEAFEFKKPIRPASRGCLNAHVHEESKDLFTHRQNSAPARMLSSNESDNSESGNFSPLFTSQSPVKATLSDEDDGFIDLLDGENLKNDEETPSCMASLWTAPLVMRRPTNLGNRCRLFDSPSPCSASSSSSTRSVLKRTERSHEESPRGSTKRRKSMSSPVKADIQEPTQELLHQSLSLTSSPKGTIENILDSDPRDLIGDFSKGYLFHTVSGKHQDLKYISPEIMASVLNGKFANLIKEFVIIDCRYPYEYEGGHIKGAVNLHMEEEVEDFLLKKPIVPTDGKRVIVVFHCEFSSERGPRMCRYVRERDRLGNEYPKLHYPELYVLKGGYKEFFLKCQSHCEPPSYRPMHHEDFKEDLKKFRTKSRTWAGEKSKREMYSRLKKL, from the exons CCTTGAAATTTCCCTGAGGAGAATCAATTCCTTACCT AAACTCTTGGGATGTAGCCCAGCGCTGAAGAGGAGTCATTCTGATTCTCTAGACCATGACATCTTTCAGCTCATCGACCaggatgaaaataaagaaaac gaagcatttgaatttaaaaaaccAATAAGACCTGCATCTCGTGGCTGCCTCAATGCTCATGTACATGAGGAGAGTAAAGATCTCTTCACACACAGGCAGAACTCAGCCCCAGCTCGTATG CTATCTTCAAATGAAAGTGATAACAGTGAATCAGGAAATTTCAGTCCTCTTTTTACATCCCAGTCACCTGTGAAAGCCACTTTGTCTGATGAAGATGATGGCTTCATAGACCTTCTTGATGGAGAGAATCTGAAG aATGATGAGGAGACCCCTTCATGCATGGCAAGCCTCTGGACAGCTCCCCTTGTCATGAGAAGACCTACAAACCTT GGCAATCGGTGCAGGCTGTTTGACTCCCCCTCCCCGTGCAGCGCCAGCAGCAGCTCCAGCACTCGGTCGGTGTTGAAGAGAACAGAACGATCTCACGAAGAGTCTCCTCGAGGAAGTACAAAGCGGAGGAAGAGCATGTCCAGTCCTGTAAAAGCAGATATTCAAGAGCCAACCCAAGAG CTTCTGCACCAGTCTTTATCCCTGACATCTTCACCCAAAGGAACCATTGAGAACATTTTGGACAGTGATCCAAGAGACCTTATAGGGGATTTCTCCAAG GGTTATCTCTTTCATACAGTCTCTGGGAAGCATCAggatttgaaatatatttctcCAGAAATT ATGGCATCTGTTTTGAATGGCAAGTTTGCCAATCTCATTAAAGAGTTTGTCATCATTGACTGCCGATACCCATATGAATATGAAGGAGGTCACATCAAG GGTGCTGTGAACTTGCACATGGAAGAAGAGGTTGAGGACTTCTTACTCAAGAAGCCGATCGTGCCTACTGATGGCAAGCGTGTCATTGTCGTGTTCCACTGTGAGTTTTCTTCCGAAAGAGGCCCTCGAAT GTGCCGATATGTGAGAGAAAGAGATCGACTTGGCAATGAATACCCCAAACTCCACTACCCTGAACTGTATGTCCTGAAGGGAGGATACAAGGAGTTTTTCCTGAAATGCCAG TCTCACTGTGAGCCCCCCAGTTACCGACCAATGCACCATGAAGACTTTAAAGAAGACCTGAAGAAATTCCGTACCAAGAGCCGGACCTGGGCAGGGgaaaagagcaaaagagagaTGTACAGTCGCCTGAAGAAGCTCTGA
- the Cdc25a gene encoding M-phase inducer phosphatase 1 isoform X5 translates to MEVKNSSSLQRMGSSESTDSGFCLDSPGPLDSKENLEISLRRINSLPQKLLGCSPALKRSHSDSLDHDIFQLIDQDENKENEAFEFKKPIRPASRGCLNAHVHEESKDLFTHRQNSAPARMLSSNESDNSESGNFSPLFTSQSPVKATLSDEDDGFIDLLDGENLKNDEETPSCMASLWTAPLVMRRPTNLGNRCRLFDSPSPCSASSSSSTRSVLKRTERSHEESPRGSTKRRKSMSSPVKADIQEPTQELLHQSLSLTSSPKGTIENILDSDPRDLIGDFSKGYLFHTVSGKHQDLKYISPEIMASVLNGKFANLIKEFVIIDCRYPYEYEGGHIKGAVNLHMEEEVEDFLLKKPIVPTDGKRVIVVFHCEFSSERGPRMCRYVRERDRLGNEYPKLHYPELYVLKGGYKEFFLKCQSHCEPPSYRPMHHEDFKEDLKKFRTKSRTWAGEKSKREMYSRLKKL, encoded by the exons CCTTGAAATTTCCCTGAGGAGAATCAATTCCTTACCT CAGAAACTCTTGGGATGTAGCCCAGCGCTGAAGAGGAGTCATTCTGATTCTCTAGACCATGACATCTTTCAGCTCATCGACCaggatgaaaataaagaaaac gaagcatttgaatttaaaaaaccAATAAGACCTGCATCTCGTGGCTGCCTCAATGCTCATGTACATGAGGAGAGTAAAGATCTCTTCACACACAGGCAGAACTCAGCCCCAGCTCGTATG CTATCTTCAAATGAAAGTGATAACAGTGAATCAGGAAATTTCAGTCCTCTTTTTACATCCCAGTCACCTGTGAAAGCCACTTTGTCTGATGAAGATGATGGCTTCATAGACCTTCTTGATGGAGAGAATCTGAAG aATGATGAGGAGACCCCTTCATGCATGGCAAGCCTCTGGACAGCTCCCCTTGTCATGAGAAGACCTACAAACCTT GGCAATCGGTGCAGGCTGTTTGACTCCCCCTCCCCGTGCAGCGCCAGCAGCAGCTCCAGCACTCGGTCGGTGTTGAAGAGAACAGAACGATCTCACGAAGAGTCTCCTCGAGGAAGTACAAAGCGGAGGAAGAGCATGTCCAGTCCTGTAAAAGCAGATATTCAAGAGCCAACCCAAGAG CTTCTGCACCAGTCTTTATCCCTGACATCTTCACCCAAAGGAACCATTGAGAACATTTTGGACAGTGATCCAAGAGACCTTATAGGGGATTTCTCCAAG GGTTATCTCTTTCATACAGTCTCTGGGAAGCATCAggatttgaaatatatttctcCAGAAATT ATGGCATCTGTTTTGAATGGCAAGTTTGCCAATCTCATTAAAGAGTTTGTCATCATTGACTGCCGATACCCATATGAATATGAAGGAGGTCACATCAAG GGTGCTGTGAACTTGCACATGGAAGAAGAGGTTGAGGACTTCTTACTCAAGAAGCCGATCGTGCCTACTGATGGCAAGCGTGTCATTGTCGTGTTCCACTGTGAGTTTTCTTCCGAAAGAGGCCCTCGAAT GTGCCGATATGTGAGAGAAAGAGATCGACTTGGCAATGAATACCCCAAACTCCACTACCCTGAACTGTATGTCCTGAAGGGAGGATACAAGGAGTTTTTCCTGAAATGCCAG TCTCACTGTGAGCCCCCCAGTTACCGACCAATGCACCATGAAGACTTTAAAGAAGACCTGAAGAAATTCCGTACCAAGAGCCGGACCTGGGCAGGGgaaaagagcaaaagagagaTGTACAGTCGCCTGAAGAAGCTCTGA
- the Cdc25a gene encoding M-phase inducer phosphatase 1 isoform X7: protein MEVKNSSSLQRMGSSESTDSGFCLDSPGPLDSKENLEISLRRINSLPQKLLGCSPALKRSHSDSLDHDIFQLIDQDENKENLSSNESDNSESGNFSPLFTSQSPVKATLSDEDDGFIDLLDGENLKNDEETPSCMASLWTAPLVMRRPTNLGNRCRLFDSPSPCSASSSSSTRSVLKRTERSHEESPRGSTKRRKSMSSPVKADIQEPTQELLHQSLSLTSSPKGTIENILDSDPRDLIGDFSKGYLFHTVSGKHQDLKYISPEIMASVLNGKFANLIKEFVIIDCRYPYEYEGGHIKGAVNLHMEEEVEDFLLKKPIVPTDGKRVIVVFHCEFSSERGPRMCRYVRERDRLGNEYPKLHYPELYVLKGGYKEFFLKCQSHCEPPSYRPMHHEDFKEDLKKFRTKSRTWAGEKSKREMYSRLKKL, encoded by the exons CCTTGAAATTTCCCTGAGGAGAATCAATTCCTTACCT CAGAAACTCTTGGGATGTAGCCCAGCGCTGAAGAGGAGTCATTCTGATTCTCTAGACCATGACATCTTTCAGCTCATCGACCaggatgaaaataaagaaaac CTATCTTCAAATGAAAGTGATAACAGTGAATCAGGAAATTTCAGTCCTCTTTTTACATCCCAGTCACCTGTGAAAGCCACTTTGTCTGATGAAGATGATGGCTTCATAGACCTTCTTGATGGAGAGAATCTGAAG aATGATGAGGAGACCCCTTCATGCATGGCAAGCCTCTGGACAGCTCCCCTTGTCATGAGAAGACCTACAAACCTT GGCAATCGGTGCAGGCTGTTTGACTCCCCCTCCCCGTGCAGCGCCAGCAGCAGCTCCAGCACTCGGTCGGTGTTGAAGAGAACAGAACGATCTCACGAAGAGTCTCCTCGAGGAAGTACAAAGCGGAGGAAGAGCATGTCCAGTCCTGTAAAAGCAGATATTCAAGAGCCAACCCAAGAG CTTCTGCACCAGTCTTTATCCCTGACATCTTCACCCAAAGGAACCATTGAGAACATTTTGGACAGTGATCCAAGAGACCTTATAGGGGATTTCTCCAAG GGTTATCTCTTTCATACAGTCTCTGGGAAGCATCAggatttgaaatatatttctcCAGAAATT ATGGCATCTGTTTTGAATGGCAAGTTTGCCAATCTCATTAAAGAGTTTGTCATCATTGACTGCCGATACCCATATGAATATGAAGGAGGTCACATCAAG GGTGCTGTGAACTTGCACATGGAAGAAGAGGTTGAGGACTTCTTACTCAAGAAGCCGATCGTGCCTACTGATGGCAAGCGTGTCATTGTCGTGTTCCACTGTGAGTTTTCTTCCGAAAGAGGCCCTCGAAT GTGCCGATATGTGAGAGAAAGAGATCGACTTGGCAATGAATACCCCAAACTCCACTACCCTGAACTGTATGTCCTGAAGGGAGGATACAAGGAGTTTTTCCTGAAATGCCAG TCTCACTGTGAGCCCCCCAGTTACCGACCAATGCACCATGAAGACTTTAAAGAAGACCTGAAGAAATTCCGTACCAAGAGCCGGACCTGGGCAGGGgaaaagagcaaaagagagaTGTACAGTCGCCTGAAGAAGCTCTGA